A stretch of the Nicotiana tabacum cultivar K326 chromosome 6, ASM71507v2, whole genome shotgun sequence genome encodes the following:
- the LOC107819641 gene encoding protein JINGUBANG-like, with the protein MNPYYQTSCSSNDSITEQENPTSLDTQPSFHSVPSAISLSHDQSLSLNLGTQHQCIATLKGQNTYTSSLVLAGKFLFTGSSDKEICMWKQKALTSTIDGIVDTVIAGKGAVKSLVILADKVFSAHQDHKIRAWKIENHNSDAPNIVHLSTLPLLSDRALKFMIPKNHVKIRRHKKSTWVHHVDTVSALALSNDELFLYSVSWDRTLKIWRTTDFKCLESIANAHDDAINALAISQEGDVFTGSADNKIKIWRRGFEEKKHSLVGTLEKHKSGVNALAVGESTHSVLYSGACDRSILVWEKNEGGDMVLVGALRGHKKPILCLAVVADLVCSGSADKTVRVWRGVERCYSCLTVIQGHNGPVKCLTVTSDQQIPSDTTSSYVLYTASLDGETKVWKIFIPLL; encoded by the coding sequence ATGAATCCTTACTACCAAACTTCATGTTCAAGCAATGACTCAATAACAGAACAAGAAAATCCTACTTCTTTAGATACACAGCCAAGTTTTCATTCAGTTCCTTCAGCCATATCACTATCTCATGATCAGAGTTTATCTCTTAATCTTGGCACTCAACATCAATGCATAGCTACTCTAAAGGGACAGAATACCTATACATCTTCCCTTGTACTTGCTGGTAAATTCCTTTTTACTGGCTCTTCTGATAAAGAAATTTGTATGTGGAAGCAAAAAGCtctaacttccacaatagatgGTATAGTTGACACAGTTATAGCAGGCAAAGGTGCAGTTAAGTCACTAGTAATATTGGCTGATAAGGTCTTTAGTGCTCATCAAGATCACAAAATCCGAGCCTGGAAAATCGAAAACCATAATTCAGATGCCCCTAATATTGTTCATCTATCCACTCTCCCTTTACTTAGTGACAGAGCCCTGAAATTTATGATACCAAAAAACCATGTTAAAATCAGGCGCCACAAGAAATCTACATGGGTGCATCATGTTGACACAGTCTCAGCACTAGCCCTTTCGAACGATGAGTTGTTCCTCTACTCTGTTTCATGGGATCGAACACTTAAAATTTGGCGAACCACTGATTTTAAATGCTTGGAATCTATAGCAAATGCACATGATGACGCGATCAACGCTCTAGCAATATCACAAGAGGGGGATGTTTTTACAGGATCAGCTGACAATAAAATCAAGATTTGGAGAAGGGGATTTGAAGAGAAAAAGCATTCACTGGTTGGTACACTAGAAAAACATAAATCTGGTGTAAATGCACTAGCAGTTGGGGAAAGCACTCATTCTGTTTTATATTCGGGTGCTTGTGATAGGTCAATATTAGTATGGGAGAAGAATGAAGGTGGTGATATGGTGTTAGTGGGTGCACTCAGGGGTCATAAAAAGCCCATATTGTGTCTGGCTGTAGTGGCAGATTTGGTGTGCAGTGGTTCAGCTGATAAAACAGTGAGAGTGTGGAGAGGGGTTGAGAGATGCTACTCTTGTCTTACTGTTATTCAAGGACACAATGGACCAGTGAAGTGCCTGACTGTGACAAGTGATCAACAAATTCCATCTGATACCACCTCTTCTTATGTCCTATATACTGCTAGTTTAGATGGTGAAACCAAGGTTTGGAAGATTTTTATTCCACTTCTATAA